A genomic window from Pseudonocardia broussonetiae includes:
- the cimA gene encoding citramalate synthase: MSRTEPTATPLGDAFHVYDTTLRDGAQREGISYSVADKLAVARHLDALGVGYVEGGWPGALPKDTEFFARAAAGELDLRHAALVAFGATRRPGTTAANDPQVRALLDSQAPVVTLVAKSDRRHVERALRTDAAENCAMVADTVAFLVGEGRRVFLDAEHFFDGYAFDPDTALRVLDAAVTAGADVAVLCDTNGGMLPLGIAEVVTEVAGRTGFRLGIHCQDDTGCAVANSVAAVQAGATHVQCTANGYGERAGNADLFAVVGNLVTKLGMPVLPDGALAEMTRTSHTLAEIANIAPDTHQAYVGTSAFAHKAGLHASAIKVDPELYNHMNPVDVGNGQRILVTEMAGRASVELKSEELGVDLAGRPDAVSSVVATVKEREAQGWSFEAADASLELLMRTARGDAGTAPFDLESYRVITERRADGEIVAEATVKILVDGERLIATREGNGPVNALDAALRGALAPSCPWLADVDLTDYKVRILTRGTGAVTRVLIESSDKAGEWTTVGVHGNVVEASWLALVDALAYAALRAPGAVTAG; encoded by the coding sequence ATGTCCCGCACCGAGCCCACGGCCACGCCGCTCGGCGACGCCTTCCACGTCTACGACACGACGCTGCGCGACGGCGCCCAGCGCGAGGGGATCTCCTACTCGGTGGCCGACAAGCTGGCCGTCGCCCGCCACCTCGACGCCCTGGGCGTCGGCTACGTCGAGGGCGGCTGGCCCGGCGCGCTGCCGAAGGACACCGAGTTCTTCGCCCGCGCCGCGGCGGGGGAGCTGGACCTGCGCCACGCCGCGCTGGTGGCGTTCGGCGCGACCCGGCGCCCCGGCACGACGGCGGCGAACGACCCGCAGGTCCGCGCGCTGCTCGACAGCCAGGCGCCCGTCGTCACGCTGGTGGCCAAGTCCGACCGCCGCCACGTCGAGCGCGCGCTGCGCACCGACGCGGCCGAGAACTGCGCGATGGTCGCCGACACGGTGGCGTTCCTCGTCGGGGAGGGCCGGCGCGTGTTCCTCGACGCCGAGCACTTCTTCGACGGCTACGCCTTCGACCCCGACACCGCGCTGCGCGTGCTCGACGCGGCGGTCACGGCCGGCGCGGACGTCGCGGTGCTGTGCGACACGAACGGCGGCATGCTCCCCCTGGGCATCGCCGAGGTGGTCACCGAGGTCGCCGGGCGCACCGGCTTCCGCCTCGGGATCCACTGCCAGGACGACACCGGCTGCGCGGTCGCGAACAGCGTCGCGGCCGTGCAGGCCGGTGCCACGCACGTCCAGTGCACGGCGAACGGCTACGGGGAGCGGGCCGGCAACGCCGACCTGTTCGCCGTGGTCGGGAACCTGGTGACCAAGCTGGGGATGCCCGTCCTACCGGACGGAGCCCTGGCGGAGATGACCCGCACCTCGCACACGTTGGCGGAGATCGCCAACATCGCTCCCGACACCCACCAGGCCTATGTCGGGACGTCAGCGTTCGCCCACAAGGCGGGCCTGCACGCGAGTGCGATCAAGGTGGACCCGGAGCTGTACAACCACATGAACCCCGTGGACGTCGGCAACGGGCAGCGGATCCTCGTCACCGAGATGGCCGGCCGGGCCAGCGTCGAGCTCAAGAGCGAGGAGCTCGGCGTCGACCTGGCCGGCCGTCCGGACGCCGTGTCGTCGGTCGTGGCGACGGTCAAGGAGCGCGAGGCGCAGGGCTGGTCGTTCGAGGCGGCCGACGCCTCGCTCGAGCTGCTCATGCGCACCGCGCGCGGCGACGCGGGCACCGCGCCGTTCGACCTGGAGTCCTACCGCGTCATCACCGAGCGGCGCGCCGACGGCGAGATCGTGGCCGAGGCGACCGTCAAGATCCTCGTCGACGGGGAGCGCCTCATCGCCACGCGCGAGGGCAACGGCCCCGTCAACGCCCTCGACGCCGCCCTGCGCGGCGCGCTCGCCCCGTCCTGCCCGTGGCTCGCCGACGTCGACCTCACCGACTACAAGGTCCGCATCCTCACCCGCGGCACCGGCGCCGTGACGCGCGTGCTGATCGAGTCGTCGGACAAGGCGGGGGAGTGGACGACGGTCGGCGTGCACGGCAACGTCGTCGAGGCGTCCTGGCTGGCGCTGGTCGACGCCCTCGCCTACGCCGCGCTGCGGGCGCCAGGAGCGGTCACGGCAGGCTGA
- a CDS encoding Lrp/AsnC family transcriptional regulator, whose translation MDQIDRRIVGLLLDDADRTYAQLGRDVSLSPAAVHERVRRLRASGVVRRTTVEVDPDALGVDVLAFVLLDTEGWARDHVFAAAEADRRVEEAHSVAGNSNFLLKVRAAGPDELEEVLRMLYQVEGVVRTRTIMVLRRGFERGVSLP comes from the coding sequence ATGGACCAGATCGACCGGAGGATCGTCGGTCTCCTCCTCGACGACGCCGACCGCACCTACGCCCAGCTCGGCCGCGACGTCTCGCTCTCCCCCGCCGCGGTGCACGAGCGGGTGCGCCGGCTGCGGGCGTCGGGGGTGGTGCGGCGCACGACGGTGGAGGTCGATCCCGACGCGCTCGGCGTCGACGTGCTCGCCTTCGTGCTGCTGGACACCGAGGGCTGGGCGCGCGACCACGTGTTCGCCGCGGCCGAGGCCGACCGCCGCGTCGAGGAGGCGCACTCGGTGGCCGGCAACAGCAACTTCCTGCTCAAGGTCCGCGCGGCCGGCCCCGACGAGCTGGAGGAGGTGCTGCGGATGCTCTACCAGGTCGAGGGGGTGGTGCGGACCCGCACGATCATGGTGCTGCGCCGCGGGTTCGAGCGGGGCGTCAGCCTGCCGTGA
- a CDS encoding MFS transporter, whose protein sequence is MARHLPVLTAGVVAVGAQSFLLAPLLPDLAASLSATPTEIGRALAAYGVGVVAVAVLLGSRLDRVPRATALTAGALALALSSAVSALAPNWEVLAGAQVLAGAAAGVVLPATYALAAELAAPGDGARATGRVLTGWSIALVAGVPVSTVLADAVGWRGVLGALAVLAAAQAVLVRTLPATPVPTAPRPRLSAALRVPGVVPLLVTTLAFMTAFYAVFAFAGAEIRLLHGGGAAGAGLLALSYGVGFGLGAVTDRFAARTGLAPVLAGLVLVYLALGATVGLLPALLAVAVAWGVVNHVVLTLVVSRLADAAPHARGAVLALNSAATYGGAAVAGLLAGPLYEAAGLGWVAVAAAVVVAVAVPLARKPVAVPVTIAG, encoded by the coding sequence ATGGCCCGTCACCTCCCCGTCCTGACCGCGGGCGTCGTCGCGGTCGGGGCGCAGTCCTTCCTGCTCGCCCCGCTGCTGCCCGACCTCGCCGCCTCCCTGTCCGCCACCCCCACCGAGATCGGCCGCGCGCTCGCCGCGTACGGCGTCGGCGTCGTCGCGGTGGCCGTGCTGCTGGGCTCGCGCCTCGACCGCGTCCCGCGGGCCACCGCGCTGACCGCCGGCGCGCTCGCGCTCGCCCTGAGCTCCGCGGTCTCCGCGCTGGCGCCCAACTGGGAGGTGCTCGCGGGCGCGCAGGTGCTCGCCGGCGCCGCCGCGGGCGTGGTGCTGCCCGCGACCTACGCCCTCGCCGCCGAGCTCGCCGCGCCCGGTGACGGCGCGCGGGCCACCGGGCGGGTCCTGACGGGCTGGTCGATCGCGCTCGTCGCCGGGGTCCCGGTGTCGACGGTGCTGGCCGACGCCGTCGGCTGGCGCGGGGTGCTCGGCGCGCTGGCCGTGCTCGCCGCCGCCCAGGCCGTGCTGGTCCGGACGCTGCCCGCGACGCCGGTGCCGACGGCGCCGCGACCGCGTCTCTCCGCCGCGCTGCGGGTCCCCGGCGTCGTGCCGCTGCTCGTGACGACGCTCGCGTTCATGACCGCCTTCTACGCCGTGTTCGCGTTCGCCGGCGCCGAGATCCGCCTGCTGCACGGCGGCGGCGCGGCCGGGGCCGGGCTGCTCGCGCTCTCCTACGGCGTCGGGTTCGGCCTGGGCGCGGTCACCGACCGCTTCGCCGCCCGCACCGGCCTCGCCCCCGTCCTCGCCGGGCTCGTGCTGGTCTACCTGGCGCTCGGGGCGACGGTCGGCCTGCTGCCGGCGCTGCTCGCCGTGGCCGTCGCCTGGGGCGTGGTCAACCACGTCGTGCTGACGCTGGTGGTCAGCCGGCTCGCCGACGCCGCCCCGCACGCGCGCGGCGCGGTCCTGGCCCTCAACTCCGCCGCCACCTACGGCGGGGCCGCGGTCGCCGGGCTGCTCGCCGGACCGCTGTACGAGGCGGCCGGGCTGGGCTGGGTGGCGGTCGCCGCGGCCGTCGTCGTCGCGGTGGCGGTGCCGCTCGCCCGCAAACCGGTTGCCGTACCCGTCACCATCGCGGGGTGA
- a CDS encoding GNAT family N-acetyltransferase, producing MTPILTRIDAFCDAVPRARATATDDGPLRLFLPDGPGHPLYARPVPGATVTAADVTRVRARQRAAGVPEAFEWVHAAAPTMDAAVREAGLAVHVCPLLVLDGPAVAAEGVRLLGADDPDLVDALHAVALVGAAAFGAPAPDAPGPDAVAAARAGLASGRTAMALVTGPDGPLAAGQVQRAGDVAELVGIGTVPAARGRGLGGAVTAALAGATDADLVFLAAGSADATRVYERVGFRQVGECGVAEPA from the coding sequence GTGACCCCGATCCTCACGCGCATCGACGCGTTCTGCGACGCGGTGCCGCGCGCCCGCGCGACGGCGACCGACGACGGGCCGCTGCGGCTGTTCCTGCCCGACGGCCCCGGGCACCCGCTCTACGCCCGCCCGGTGCCCGGGGCGACGGTCACGGCCGCGGACGTCACGCGGGTCCGCGCCCGGCAGCGGGCCGCCGGGGTGCCGGAGGCGTTCGAGTGGGTGCACGCCGCCGCGCCGACCATGGACGCGGCCGTGCGCGAGGCCGGGCTGGCCGTGCACGTCTGCCCGCTGCTGGTGCTCGACGGTCCTGCCGTCGCTGCCGAGGGCGTGCGGCTGCTGGGCGCCGACGACCCCGACCTGGTCGACGCGCTGCACGCGGTCGCGCTCGTCGGCGCGGCCGCGTTCGGGGCGCCGGCCCCCGACGCTCCCGGTCCGGACGCCGTCGCCGCGGCCCGGGCGGGCCTGGCGAGCGGCCGGACCGCGATGGCCCTCGTCACGGGGCCGGACGGCCCGCTCGCCGCCGGTCAGGTGCAGCGGGCGGGGGACGTCGCCGAGCTCGTCGGCATCGGGACCGTCCCCGCGGCGCGGGGCCGGGGGCTCGGCGGCGCGGTCACCGCCGCGCTCGCCGGCGCCACCGACGCGGACCTCGTGTTCCTCGCCGCCGGGAGCGCCGACGCCACCCGCGTCTACGAGCGCGTCGGCTTCCGTCAGGTGGGGGAGTGCGGCGTCGCGGAGCCCGCCTGA
- a CDS encoding FAD-dependent oxidoreductase: MTNNERTTCLVVGGGPAGMVLGLLMARAGVPVTVLEKHADFLRDFRGDTVHASTLNLLDELGLGERFAAVPHRLLERVTVQLDSGTVVMSDMRRLPGRHKHIALVPQWDFLDMLADSAAEEPAFTLRRNAEVVDLLREGDRVIGVRYVDRTDGSEHELRADLTVACDGRGSAVRAAARLRPRTFGVPMDVWWFRLPRRESDPVGGVGRFSTGHFCVMIDRGDYWQCGYLIRKGSDTELRAGGIELMRERFAGLLPWMADRMGALESWDDVKLLDVKLERLRRWERDGLLLIGDAAHAMSPVGGVGINLAVADAVAAARILAPALRSGGIVPRSVLRRVQWRRWLPTALVQGAQRIAHRAVLGPTIMAAPADAAVTPIGMADDDGGLAPAPLESLPFPMRMSQRFPVLQGIPARLVAIGPLPEHAPEWARRAPQPVQTQPAGAQPVEAAAAAQAGSATPHSPT, encoded by the coding sequence ATGACGAATAACGAGCGCACGACCTGCCTCGTCGTCGGTGGTGGACCGGCCGGGATGGTGCTGGGGCTGCTGATGGCCCGCGCGGGCGTCCCTGTCACGGTCCTGGAGAAGCACGCCGACTTCCTGCGCGACTTCCGCGGCGACACCGTCCACGCCTCCACGCTGAACCTGCTCGACGAGCTCGGCCTCGGTGAGCGGTTCGCCGCCGTCCCGCACCGGCTCCTGGAGCGGGTCACCGTCCAGCTCGACTCGGGCACCGTCGTGATGTCCGACATGCGTCGGCTCCCGGGGCGGCACAAGCACATCGCGCTCGTCCCGCAGTGGGACTTCCTCGACATGCTGGCCGACTCCGCCGCCGAGGAGCCGGCGTTCACGCTGCGGCGCAACGCCGAGGTCGTCGACCTGCTGCGCGAGGGTGACCGCGTCATCGGCGTCCGGTACGTCGACCGCACCGACGGCAGCGAGCACGAGCTGCGCGCCGACCTCACCGTCGCCTGCGACGGCCGCGGCTCCGCGGTGCGCGCCGCCGCCCGGCTGCGGCCGCGCACGTTCGGCGTGCCGATGGACGTCTGGTGGTTCCGGCTGCCGCGCCGCGAGAGCGACCCCGTCGGCGGCGTCGGGCGGTTCTCCACCGGCCACTTCTGCGTGATGATCGACCGGGGCGACTACTGGCAGTGCGGCTACCTCATCCGCAAGGGCAGCGACACCGAGCTGCGGGCGGGCGGCATCGAGCTGATGCGCGAGCGGTTCGCCGGGCTGCTGCCGTGGATGGCGGACCGGATGGGCGCGCTGGAGTCGTGGGACGACGTCAAGCTGCTCGATGTGAAGCTGGAGCGGTTGCGGCGCTGGGAGCGCGACGGCCTGCTGCTCATCGGCGACGCCGCGCACGCCATGTCGCCGGTCGGGGGCGTCGGGATCAACCTGGCCGTGGCCGACGCCGTCGCCGCCGCCCGGATCCTGGCCCCCGCGCTGCGCAGCGGCGGGATCGTGCCGCGCTCGGTGCTGCGCCGCGTGCAGTGGCGGCGCTGGCTGCCGACGGCGCTGGTGCAGGGCGCGCAGCGGATCGCCCACCGCGCGGTGCTCGGCCCGACGATCATGGCCGCCCCCGCCGACGCGGCCGTCACGCCTATCGGGATGGCCGACGACGACGGCGGCCTCGCGCCCGCGCCGCTCGAGAGCCTGCCGTTCCCGATGCGGATGTCGCAGCGCTTCCCGGTGCTGCAGGGGATCCCGGCGCGGCTGGTCGCGATCGGCCCGCTGCCCGAGCACGCGCCGGAGTGGGCGCGGCGGGCGCCGCAGCCGGTCCAGACGCAGCCTGCCGGGGCGCAGCCCGTCGAGGCTGCCGCTGCTGCTCAGGCGGGCTCCGCGACGCCGCACTCCCCCACCTGA
- the gltX gene encoding glutamate--tRNA ligase, with product MTASQNSPTRPVRVRFCPSPTGTPHVGLIRTALFNWAHARHSGGAFVFRIEDTDASRDSVESYEALLDALRWLGLDWDEGPEVGGPHGPYRQSERGDLYADALRRLIDAGEVYESYSKADEIEARHKAAGRDPKLGYDNADRDLTDAQRDAYRAEGRAPVYRLRMPDRDITFTDLVRGDVTFRAGTVPDFVLARGDGSPLYPLTNPLDDALMGITDVLRGEDLLSSTPRQIALLEALQRVGLGDGPFRYGHLPLVTGEGNRKLSKRDPESNLFLYRERGFVPEGLLNYLALLGWAIAEDRDVFTMAEMVDAFEVGRVSGNSARFDLKKAEAINAAHLRALPVEDFARRVEPYLVAEGVSIDTDDQRALLAAAAPLVQERSVVLSDAARMLRFLFVSEDGFSLDEDAAAKNLGADAAPVLEAALTGLDALSTWSAAEIEGSLKATLIDGLELKPRKAFAPVRVAVSGRTVSPPLYESMELLGRERSLRRLRAGVERAGGLG from the coding sequence ATGACTGCGTCCCAGAACTCACCGACTCGGCCGGTCCGCGTCCGCTTCTGCCCGTCCCCGACGGGCACTCCGCACGTCGGGCTCATCCGCACAGCCCTGTTCAACTGGGCCCACGCCCGGCACTCCGGCGGCGCGTTCGTGTTCCGCATCGAGGACACCGACGCCAGCCGCGACTCGGTCGAGTCCTACGAGGCCCTGCTCGACGCCCTGCGCTGGCTCGGCCTCGACTGGGACGAGGGCCCCGAGGTCGGCGGCCCGCACGGGCCGTACCGGCAGAGCGAGCGCGGCGACCTCTACGCCGACGCGCTGCGCCGCCTGATCGACGCGGGCGAGGTCTACGAGTCGTACTCGAAGGCCGACGAGATCGAGGCGCGGCACAAGGCCGCCGGGCGGGACCCGAAGCTCGGCTACGACAACGCCGACCGCGACCTCACCGACGCCCAGCGCGACGCCTACCGCGCCGAGGGCCGCGCGCCCGTCTACCGGCTGCGGATGCCCGACCGCGACATCACCTTCACCGACCTCGTCCGCGGCGACGTCACCTTCCGCGCCGGCACCGTCCCCGACTTCGTGCTCGCCCGCGGCGACGGCAGCCCGCTCTACCCGCTGACCAACCCGCTCGACGACGCGCTCATGGGCATCACCGACGTGCTGCGCGGCGAGGACCTGCTCTCCTCCACGCCCCGCCAGATCGCGCTGCTCGAGGCGCTGCAGCGCGTGGGCCTCGGCGACGGCCCCTTCCGCTACGGGCACCTCCCGCTCGTCACCGGGGAGGGCAACCGCAAGCTCTCCAAGCGCGACCCGGAATCGAACCTGTTCCTCTACCGCGAGCGCGGATTCGTGCCCGAGGGGCTGCTCAACTACCTGGCACTGCTGGGGTGGGCGATCGCCGAGGACCGCGACGTCTTCACGATGGCGGAGATGGTCGACGCATTCGAGGTCGGGCGCGTCTCCGGCAATTCCGCGCGGTTCGACCTGAAGAAGGCCGAGGCGATCAACGCGGCGCACCTGCGGGCGCTGCCGGTCGAGGACTTCGCCCGCCGCGTCGAGCCCTACCTCGTCGCGGAGGGAGTGAGCATCGACACCGACGACCAGCGTGCGCTGCTCGCCGCCGCGGCCCCGCTCGTACAGGAGCGCAGCGTCGTCCTCTCCGACGCCGCCCGCATGCTCCGCTTCCTGTTCGTGTCCGAGGACGGCTTCTCCCTCGACGAGGACGCGGCCGCGAAGAACCTCGGCGCCGACGCCGCCCCGGTGCTCGAAGCGGCCCTGACCGGCCTCGATGCGCTGTCGACGTGGTCGGCCGCGGAGATCGAGGGCTCGCTCAAGGCCACCCTGATCGACGGTCTGGAGCTCAAGCCGCGCAAGGCGTTCGCGCCCGTGCGGGTGGCCGTCAGCGGCCGGACCGTGTCGCCGCCGCTCTACGAGTCCATGGAGCTGCTGGGGCGCGAGCGGTCGCTGCGGCGGCTGAGGGCCGGTGTGGAGCGCGCCGGGGGGCTCGGCTAG
- a CDS encoding Hsp70 family protein, protein MTYLLGIDLGTTRTSAAVGHPGARPGEIEIVNLGDRSSSIPSVFYAGTDGSVLVGEAAERRALTDPARVVREFKRRIGDPTPLVVAGVPWSPQELSARVVRWVVDRVGEREGGPAARIAVTHPASWGPLKKELLGGALAGQGMQVSFLAEPQAAALHYASAERLESGSTIAVYDLGGGTFDAAVVHKGPQGFGTVGRPEGIERLGGVDFDQVVFDHVRAAMPEAFAGLDDTDPSVLSAVAAVRRECSEAKEALSSDTEVSIPVLLPGSQGSVRLHRSEFEAMIRPQLEDTVSALRRAVASAGMTPDQLTAVLLVGGSSRIPLVAQLVSEQLGRPVAVDADPKNAIAMGAALSLDPAALAGTGPHVPAPRGGSSAPVGARPAGSRSTGSQWAAGPGGAVAAAGLGVAGLGVAAGAGMASAGPSAGPVASAGFRPPGVPPQRVAGERATQVVPPQRPMPGSPGSGQMSAYPVRPPMDLEVTEYREDDYDRPEPPRRRGGAFLVSVGGLAAALGVVATVFLMPSPTPTPTANTDPASTVPVLPPVSSEVLGTPTPVESTEAPVDDDRPAPAAPTRRPDPTTAPPTTQVEPPPPVTTEPPPPTTEPTTPPTTTPPTSSVVEPPPQADAQRNLPVA, encoded by the coding sequence ATGACCTACTTGCTCGGGATCGATCTGGGTACGACGAGGACGTCTGCCGCCGTCGGTCACCCGGGCGCGCGGCCCGGCGAGATCGAGATCGTCAACCTCGGCGACCGGTCCAGCTCGATCCCCTCCGTCTTCTACGCCGGCACCGACGGCTCGGTCCTGGTCGGCGAGGCGGCCGAGCGGCGCGCGCTCACCGACCCGGCCCGCGTCGTGCGCGAGTTCAAGCGCCGCATCGGCGACCCCACGCCGCTCGTCGTCGCCGGGGTGCCGTGGTCGCCGCAGGAGCTCTCCGCGCGCGTCGTGCGCTGGGTCGTCGACCGGGTGGGCGAGCGCGAGGGCGGCCCCGCCGCCCGGATCGCCGTCACGCACCCCGCGTCGTGGGGCCCGCTGAAGAAGGAGCTCCTCGGCGGCGCGCTGGCCGGGCAGGGCATGCAGGTGTCGTTCCTGGCCGAGCCGCAGGCGGCGGCGCTGCACTACGCGTCGGCCGAGCGGCTGGAGTCCGGCTCGACCATCGCCGTCTACGACCTCGGCGGTGGCACGTTCGACGCCGCCGTCGTGCACAAGGGCCCCCAGGGCTTCGGCACGGTGGGGCGCCCGGAGGGCATCGAGCGGCTCGGCGGCGTCGACTTCGACCAGGTCGTGTTCGACCACGTCCGCGCGGCCATGCCCGAGGCGTTCGCCGGGCTCGACGACACCGACCCCTCCGTGCTCTCCGCCGTCGCCGCGGTGCGCCGCGAGTGCTCGGAGGCCAAGGAGGCGCTGAGCAGCGACACCGAGGTGTCGATCCCGGTGCTGCTGCCCGGCTCGCAGGGCTCGGTGCGGCTGCACCGCAGCGAGTTCGAGGCCATGATCCGGCCGCAGCTCGAGGACACGGTCTCCGCGCTGCGCCGCGCCGTCGCCTCGGCGGGGATGACGCCCGACCAGCTCACCGCGGTGCTGCTGGTGGGCGGGTCGTCGCGGATCCCGCTGGTGGCGCAGCTCGTGTCGGAGCAGCTGGGCCGCCCGGTCGCGGTCGACGCCGACCCGAAGAACGCGATCGCCATGGGCGCCGCGCTCTCGCTCGACCCGGCGGCGCTCGCCGGGACCGGGCCGCACGTCCCCGCGCCGCGGGGCGGTTCGTCCGCCCCCGTGGGCGCCCGTCCGGCCGGTTCCCGGTCGACCGGCTCCCAGTGGGCGGCCGGTCCGGGCGGTGCGGTCGCGGCTGCCGGCCTCGGGGTCGCCGGCCTCGGGGTCGCCGCGGGCGCCGGTATGGCGTCGGCGGGGCCGTCGGCCGGGCCGGTGGCGTCGGCGGGCTTCCGGCCGCCGGGCGTGCCGCCGCAGCGGGTCGCCGGGGAGAGGGCCACGCAGGTCGTGCCGCCGCAGCGGCCGATGCCCGGGTCCCCCGGCTCCGGTCAGATGTCGGCCTACCCCGTCCGGCCGCCGATGGACCTCGAGGTCACCGAGTACCGCGAGGACGACTACGACCGCCCCGAGCCGCCCCGCCGCCGCGGCGGCGCGTTCCTCGTGTCGGTCGGCGGCCTGGCCGCGGCGCTCGGCGTCGTCGCCACGGTGTTCCTCATGCCGAGCCCCACCCCGACGCCCACGGCCAACACCGACCCGGCGTCCACGGTGCCGGTGCTGCCGCCCGTCTCGTCGGAGGTGCTGGGCACACCCACGCCGGTGGAGTCGACGGAGGCGCCGGTCGACGACGATCGTCCCGCCCCAGCAGCCCCCACCCGCCGCCCCGACCCGACCACGGCCCCACCCACCACGCAGGTGGAACCGCCTCCGCCGGTGACGACGGAGCCCCCGCCGCCGACGACAGAGCCCACTACGCCGCCCACGACGACGCCGCCCACCAGCAGTGTTGTCGAGCCACCTCCGCAGGCCGACGCGCAGCGGAACCTGCCGGTCGCCTGA
- a CDS encoding IclR family transcriptional regulator: MRQHSGIGVLDKAVGVLRAVATEPCGLAELCQRTGLPRATAHRLAVGLEVHGLLNRGSDGRWRPGPALAELAAGGADPLLEAAAAVLPRLRDITGESVQLYRRDGTQRVCVATAEPASGLRDTVPVGSRLPMTAGSGAKVLAAWAEPAVQRAVLADATFTERVLLDVRRRGWAQSVAERESGVASVSAPVRDGSGQVVAAVSVSGPVDRIGRRPGVRWAADLLAAAEALQHRL; the protein is encoded by the coding sequence GTGAGACAGCATAGCGGGATCGGCGTGCTCGACAAGGCCGTGGGTGTCCTCCGCGCCGTGGCCACCGAGCCCTGCGGCCTGGCCGAGCTGTGCCAGCGCACGGGGCTGCCGCGCGCCACCGCGCACCGGCTCGCCGTCGGCCTGGAGGTGCACGGGCTGCTCAACCGCGGATCCGACGGGCGCTGGCGCCCCGGCCCGGCACTGGCCGAGCTGGCCGCGGGCGGGGCGGACCCCCTCCTGGAGGCCGCCGCGGCCGTGCTCCCCCGCCTGCGCGACATCACCGGCGAGAGCGTGCAGCTCTACCGCCGCGACGGCACCCAGCGCGTCTGCGTCGCCACCGCCGAGCCGGCGAGCGGGTTGCGCGACACGGTGCCCGTGGGATCGCGGCTGCCGATGACGGCCGGGTCGGGCGCCAAGGTGCTCGCCGCGTGGGCCGAGCCGGCCGTGCAGCGCGCGGTGCTGGCCGACGCCACGTTCACCGAGCGGGTCCTGCTCGACGTCCGCAGGCGCGGGTGGGCGCAGAGCGTCGCGGAGCGCGAGTCCGGTGTGGCGAGCGTCTCGGCCCCCGTGCGCGACGGCAGCGGGCAGGTCGTCGCCGCGGTGTCGGTGTCGGGGCCCGTCGACCGCATCGGCCGCCGACCGGGCGTCCGCTGGGCCGCCGACCTGCTCGCGGCCGCGGAGGCCCTGCAGCACCGGCTGTGA